A single genomic interval of halophilic archaeon DL31 harbors:
- a CDS encoding Non-histone chromosomal MC1 family protein (PFAM: Non-histone chromosomal MC1~KEGG: htu:Htur_3625 non-histone chromosomal MC1 family protein) codes for MSYHVLTPHGEKTMVREDGKRNFALREANGEESVFSGNTPRQAALKAARRLTPADSESAADRTDLRLREKGTDKVHIYEGWAWEEEAPDNKPDWMPGVITEANVSKQGIEHLEE; via the coding sequence ATGTCGTACCATGTGCTCACCCCGCATGGAGAGAAAACCATGGTACGAGAAGACGGTAAGCGGAACTTCGCGCTTCGAGAGGCAAACGGCGAGGAAAGTGTGTTCTCCGGGAACACTCCTCGACAGGCAGCGCTCAAGGCTGCCCGCCGTCTCACTCCTGCCGACTCCGAGTCGGCAGCCGACCGAACAGATCTCCGGCTCCGGGAGAAGGGGACGGACAAGGTCCACATCTACGAGGGCTGGGCGTGGGAAGAAGAGGCCCCGGACAACAAACCCGACTGGATGCCGGGGGTCATCACCGAGGCAAACGTCTCCAAACAGGGTATCGAACACCTCGAGGAGTAG
- a CDS encoding hypothetical protein (KEGG: hbo:Hbor_03150 hypothetical protein): protein MVRKKKLSPSGAKDENGEYHNVHVNLHEDELEVAGMEIGDEVFVRVRGGKIIIQSADADDVEHEF, encoded by the coding sequence ATGGTCCGCAAGAAGAAGCTGAGCCCAAGCGGGGCCAAAGACGAGAACGGCGAGTACCACAACGTCCACGTGAACCTTCACGAGGACGAGCTCGAAGTCGCCGGCATGGAGATCGGCGACGAGGTGTTCGTCCGTGTCCGCGGCGGCAAAATCATTATCCAGAGCGCGGACGCCGACGACGTCGAGCACGAGTTCTGA
- a CDS encoding Dihydroorotate dehydrogenase (PFAM: Dihydroorotate dehydrogenase, class 1/ 2~TIGRFAM: Dihydroorotate dehydrogenase, class 2~HAMAP: Dihydroorotate dehydrogenase~KEGG: hla:Hlac_0019 dihydroorotate dehydrogenase 2), whose amino-acid sequence MGLYQYGKPVLFSLPPETAHTLVSRGLEATQNTPAESFLRDRYTVADSRLTVEAFDQEFPTPVGVAAGFDKNARIPRALAALGFGHVEVGGVTAERQPGNPRPRMFRLAPDRALINRMGFNNEGADAVGARLDEATLPDVPIGVNIGKSKATPLADAPADYRYTYERTADAGDYFVVNVSSPNTPGLRSLQNRDALEAIIGELQDAGAEPLLVKLSPDLSGPAIEESLAVVDDMELDGVIVTNTTTERPESLTAPEQAERGGLSGAPIEERATGLVQFVAERTDVPVVGVGGISDAEGAYRKIRAGASVVQLYTGLVYEGPSLARDINQGLLDLLDRDGFDSVEDAVGADL is encoded by the coding sequence ATGGGCCTCTACCAGTACGGCAAGCCAGTTCTGTTTTCACTCCCACCGGAAACCGCACACACCCTCGTGAGCCGTGGTCTCGAGGCGACACAGAACACCCCGGCCGAATCGTTCCTCCGCGACCGCTACACCGTCGCCGATTCCCGCCTCACCGTCGAGGCATTCGACCAGGAGTTCCCCACACCCGTGGGCGTCGCTGCGGGCTTCGACAAGAACGCCCGCATCCCACGCGCCCTCGCGGCGCTGGGGTTCGGACACGTCGAGGTGGGGGGCGTCACCGCCGAGCGCCAGCCTGGTAACCCCCGGCCGCGGATGTTCCGCCTTGCGCCCGACCGCGCACTCATCAACCGGATGGGATTCAACAACGAGGGGGCCGACGCCGTCGGCGCACGCCTCGACGAGGCTACCCTCCCAGATGTGCCAATTGGGGTGAACATCGGGAAGTCCAAAGCCACGCCCCTCGCGGACGCGCCCGCGGACTACCGCTACACGTACGAGCGCACCGCGGACGCGGGCGACTACTTCGTCGTCAACGTCTCCAGCCCCAACACGCCGGGACTGCGCTCGCTCCAGAACCGCGACGCCCTGGAGGCTATCATCGGCGAACTACAGGATGCCGGCGCCGAACCGCTCCTCGTGAAGCTCTCGCCAGACCTCTCCGGCCCGGCGATCGAAGAGTCACTGGCCGTTGTCGACGACATGGAGCTCGACGGCGTCATCGTCACGAACACAACCACCGAGCGCCCAGAGAGCCTCACTGCCCCAGAACAGGCCGAACGCGGCGGCCTCTCGGGTGCCCCCATCGAAGAGCGTGCGACTGGCCTCGTCCAGTTCGTCGCCGAGCGCACGGACGTGCCCGTTGTCGGCGTGGGCGGCATCAGCGACGCCGAGGGCGCCTACCGGAAGATACGCGCGGGCGCGAGCGTTGTCCAGTTGTACACCGGCCTCGTCTACGAGGGGCCGTCGCTCGCCCGAGACATCAATCAGGGACTGCTCGACCTGCTCGACCGCGACGGGTTCGACAGTGTTGAAGACGCCGTCGGCGCAGATCTCTAA
- a CDS encoding DEAD_2 domain protein (KEGG: hla:Hlac_2627 DEAD_2 domain protein~PFAM: DEAD2~SMART: Helicase, ATP-dependent, c2 type; Helicase-like, DEXD box c2 type; DEAD-like helicase, N-terminal): MAETTRRFFPYESPYPNQGEAMERIAAALGDGDDVLFEGAPGTGKTLSALVPALEHAREEDRTVVITTNVHQQMRQFVEEARAINDEEPLRAVVFKGKSSMCHIDVEYQECQTLRDTTREHVEDRAEKQELKQQQRELLDASREGDAAAAERREAVMDELADVEDRLEETETANICDHYRNNLLGDNQEFYDWLYDGVRTPEEIYEYADQQGLCGYELLKEGMEAVDLVVCNYHHLLDPNIREQFFRWLDRDPERVVTVFDEAHNIESAARDHASRSLTENTLDSALSELDDEDDSRAEAAENVLGAFRDALVDTYEDGFAFGEREQVDENWHDIPVANDNSRDDLTLAFLQQYEGSGINTEIELAIQLGEAIDETYEEAYKNGEATSRAESQTLAAARFLATWMDENAEFGQHPMVSARRDAGTDELYGRAELYTCIPRRVTKELFDEVYASVLMSATLRPFDVAADVLGLEDPVTMAYGLAYPDDRRRTYTARTPALFANDRGDPEVQQSVTELVSDLITFTPGNTLVFFPSYAEAERYHERLDGNQDPKLRLDSSEMETESLRQRFVESEDAALFTSLWGTLAEGVSFDGDDARTVAVIGVPYPHLDDRLEAVQDAYDRAYSGRRKAGWRYAVEIPTIRKTRQAMGRVIRSPDDFGVRVLADKRYTRAAMGRYSVRDSFPEEEREELIDMNPKKLKFGMLNFYGDMGAYDGDPPSP; encoded by the coding sequence GTGGCAGAGACGACGCGCCGGTTCTTCCCGTACGAAAGCCCCTACCCCAACCAGGGCGAGGCGATGGAGCGCATCGCCGCCGCGCTGGGCGACGGCGACGACGTACTGTTTGAGGGGGCCCCAGGGACCGGCAAAACGCTCTCGGCGCTGGTGCCGGCGCTGGAACACGCCCGCGAAGAAGATCGGACGGTCGTCATCACGACGAACGTCCACCAGCAGATGCGCCAGTTCGTCGAGGAGGCCCGCGCCATCAACGACGAGGAACCCCTGCGCGCAGTGGTGTTCAAGGGGAAATCCTCGATGTGCCATATCGACGTGGAGTACCAGGAGTGCCAGACGCTGCGGGACACCACCCGCGAACACGTCGAGGACCGCGCGGAGAAACAGGAACTCAAACAGCAACAGCGCGAACTGTTAGACGCCAGCCGCGAGGGCGACGCCGCCGCCGCCGAGCGCCGTGAAGCCGTGATGGACGAACTGGCGGACGTCGAGGATCGCCTCGAAGAGACCGAGACGGCGAACATCTGCGACCACTACCGGAACAACCTGCTCGGCGATAATCAGGAGTTCTACGACTGGCTCTATGACGGGGTGCGCACGCCAGAGGAGATCTATGAGTACGCCGACCAGCAGGGGCTCTGTGGCTACGAACTGCTGAAAGAGGGGATGGAGGCGGTCGATCTTGTGGTCTGTAACTACCATCACTTGCTCGACCCCAACATCCGCGAGCAGTTCTTCCGCTGGCTCGACCGCGACCCCGAGCGCGTGGTGACGGTGTTCGACGAGGCCCACAACATCGAGTCTGCGGCCCGCGACCACGCCAGCCGCAGTCTCACCGAGAACACCCTCGACAGCGCGCTCAGCGAACTCGACGACGAGGACGACTCCCGCGCCGAGGCCGCCGAAAACGTGCTGGGGGCGTTCCGAGACGCGCTGGTCGACACCTACGAGGACGGCTTCGCCTTCGGCGAACGCGAGCAGGTCGACGAGAACTGGCACGATATCCCCGTCGCCAACGACAACTCACGCGACGATCTGACGCTTGCGTTCCTCCAGCAGTACGAAGGCAGTGGCATCAACACGGAAATCGAACTCGCGATCCAACTCGGCGAGGCCATCGACGAGACCTACGAGGAGGCGTACAAGAACGGCGAGGCCACATCCCGTGCGGAGAGCCAGACACTGGCGGCCGCCCGATTCCTCGCGACGTGGATGGACGAGAACGCCGAATTCGGCCAGCACCCGATGGTCTCCGCGCGGCGGGATGCAGGCACTGACGAGCTGTACGGCCGGGCGGAGCTCTACACCTGCATCCCCCGCCGGGTCACGAAGGAGCTGTTCGACGAGGTGTACGCAAGCGTCCTGATGTCTGCGACCCTCCGACCCTTCGACGTGGCTGCTGACGTGTTGGGGTTGGAGGACCCCGTGACGATGGCGTACGGCCTCGCCTACCCGGATGATCGCCGCCGGACCTATACGGCGCGCACCCCCGCGCTGTTCGCGAACGACCGGGGCGACCCGGAGGTCCAGCAGTCGGTGACGGAGCTGGTCTCGGACCTCATCACGTTCACCCCAGGGAACACGCTGGTGTTCTTCCCCTCCTACGCCGAGGCCGAGCGCTACCACGAACGGTTGGACGGGAATCAGGACCCGAAGCTGCGACTGGATAGCTCGGAGATGGAGACCGAGAGTCTCCGCCAGCGGTTCGTCGAGAGCGAGGATGCGGCGCTGTTTACCTCGCTTTGGGGCACGCTCGCGGAAGGGGTGAGCTTCGACGGCGATGACGCCCGGACGGTGGCAGTCATCGGCGTCCCCTACCCGCATCTGGACGACCGGCTGGAGGCTGTGCAGGACGCCTACGACCGCGCCTACAGCGGGCGGCGGAAGGCGGGCTGGCGCTATGCGGTCGAGATTCCGACGATTCGAAAGACACGCCAGGCGATGGGCCGGGTGATTCGCTCGCCTGACGATTTCGGGGTGCGGGTGCTCGCTGATAAGCGGTACACGCGGGCGGCTATGGGCCGGTACTCGGTCCGGGACTCGTTCCCGGAAGAGGAGCGCGAGGAACTCATCGACATGAACCCGAAGAAGCTGAAGTTCGGGATGCTGAACTTCTACGGCGATATGGGCGCCTACGACGGCGACCCACCCAGTCCGTGA
- a CDS encoding Unspecific monooxygenase (KEGG: hbo:Hbor_01820 cytochrome P450~PFAM: Cytochrome P450) has protein sequence MATRPPGPKGLPLVGNSRKYAKDPFAFLSAVGDAYPRIAQFDLGPLSTYMVTDPADIERVLVSEADQYHKLVFGDAVDDLLGDGLLLSDGKQWRDQRNLANPAFTASRVQSIADTMARIAEEHIAGWSDGDELAMDIELAKLTVKVIVAAMFGVEADDETVETVQNNLEPLGRRFEPDPRRVLVPEWAPTKENREFADAVETLEGVIDDLLAQREGTIESGPTAVSEDETNRTGASGEEGEEPMDLASILLRARDQGEQSEKQLRDELMTMLLAGHDTTALALSYTLYLLSEQPEARERHLAEVDEIIGTDQPSAAHVRKLEYTDRVLSESMRLYPPVYAIFREPQVDVKLGGYRVPAESAVMVPQWVVHRSERYWDEPDQFDPSRWEPEPRADRPRFAYFPFGGGPRHCIGKQFANLEAKLVLAALGKRFSMEYVGPELELRGSLTMHPKEPLTMRVSEREN, from the coding sequence ATGGCCACACGCCCACCGGGGCCGAAGGGGCTCCCGCTCGTCGGCAACAGCCGCAAGTACGCCAAGGACCCCTTCGCGTTCCTCTCGGCCGTCGGCGACGCCTACCCACGCATCGCCCAGTTCGACCTCGGACCGCTCTCAACCTACATGGTCACGGACCCCGCAGACATCGAGCGGGTCCTCGTCAGCGAGGCCGACCAGTACCACAAACTCGTCTTCGGTGACGCTGTCGACGACCTGCTCGGGGACGGCCTCCTCCTGAGTGACGGCAAACAGTGGCGTGACCAACGGAATCTCGCAAACCCCGCCTTCACCGCCAGCCGAGTCCAGTCCATCGCCGACACGATGGCCCGCATCGCCGAAGAGCACATCGCTGGCTGGAGCGACGGCGACGAACTCGCGATGGATATCGAACTCGCCAAACTCACCGTCAAGGTCATCGTCGCCGCGATGTTCGGCGTCGAAGCCGATGACGAGACCGTCGAGACGGTCCAGAACAACCTCGAGCCGCTGGGCCGGCGGTTCGAGCCCGACCCGCGCCGGGTGCTTGTCCCCGAGTGGGCACCGACCAAGGAGAACCGCGAGTTTGCCGACGCCGTCGAGACGCTGGAGGGCGTCATCGACGACCTGCTCGCCCAGCGCGAGGGCACTATCGAGAGCGGCCCCACCGCTGTGAGTGAAGACGAGACGAACCGAACAGGCGCGTCGGGCGAAGAAGGTGAGGAGCCGATGGATCTCGCCTCCATCCTCCTACGCGCTCGCGACCAGGGTGAGCAGTCCGAGAAACAGCTCCGCGACGAACTGATGACAATGCTGCTGGCGGGCCACGACACCACCGCGCTGGCGCTCTCCTACACCCTCTACCTGCTGAGCGAGCAGCCTGAGGCCCGCGAGCGCCACCTCGCAGAGGTGGATGAAATCATCGGCACTGACCAACCCTCGGCCGCCCACGTCCGGAAGCTCGAGTACACCGACCGAGTGCTCTCGGAGTCGATGCGGCTCTACCCACCAGTCTACGCCATCTTCCGCGAGCCGCAGGTCGACGTGAAACTCGGCGGCTATCGCGTGCCCGCCGAGTCGGCCGTGATGGTGCCCCAGTGGGTCGTCCACCGCTCGGAGCGCTACTGGGATGAGCCCGACCAGTTCGACCCGTCTCGGTGGGAGCCCGAGCCCCGTGCTGACCGCCCACGATTCGCCTACTTCCCGTTCGGCGGCGGGCCGCGCCACTGCATCGGCAAGCAGTTCGCGAATCTCGAGGCCAAACTGGTGCTTGCAGCGCTTGGCAAGCGGTTCTCGATGGAGTACGTCGGGCCCGAGCTCGAACTCCGAGGCTCGCTCACGATGCACCCCAAGGAGCCGTTGACGATGCGAGTCTCCGAGCGGGAGAACTGA